From the genome of Scytonema millei VB511283, one region includes:
- a CDS encoding cupin domain-containing protein translates to MNTNRCVIPVVKSPQDYQAFRISPQDTNRLALVFDTATANKSLTMCVEIFDVDGKTPPNRHRRAVEMFFILKGEGRAMCDGKTVSIQAGDSILVPATGTHIIENTGSTRLYALCIMVPNEDFAELIRSGTPVELDEEDISVLRRLPAPVLC, encoded by the coding sequence ATGAATACAAATCGTTGTGTAATTCCCGTTGTTAAGTCTCCCCAAGATTACCAAGCCTTTCGGATTAGCCCTCAAGATACCAACAGATTGGCGCTTGTCTTTGACACGGCAACTGCTAACAAGTCACTGACGATGTGTGTAGAAATTTTTGATGTGGATGGCAAGACTCCTCCCAATCGACACCGACGGGCAGTAGAAATGTTTTTTATCCTCAAAGGCGAAGGACGAGCAATGTGTGATGGGAAAACGGTTTCTATCCAAGCCGGAGATAGCATTTTAGTCCCTGCTACCGGAACTCACATCATAGAAAATACTGGTTCGACTCGGTTGTATGCCCTGTGTATCATGGTTCCAAACGAAGACTTTGCCGAACTTATCCGCAGCGGTACGCCTGTAGAACTGGATGAGGAGGATATTTCCGTGTTGCGTCGCTTACCTGCACCAGTTTTATGTTAG
- a CDS encoding cysteine hydrolase family protein, with the protein MNQLTTLGIPPNAWAVNEAIADITRPPLESKIITLPTQTKTLRLDLAKSAILVIDMQNDFCHPDGWLAHIGVDVTPARSPISPLKSLLPVLRQFNVPVLWINWGNRPDLANISAGSRHVYNPTGTGVGLGDPLPTNGAKVLMAGSWAAAVVDELEPRPQDIRVDKYRMSGFWDTPLDSILRNLGRTTLFFAGVNVDQCVMATLQDANFLGYDCVLVEDCTATTSPEYCWLATLYNVKQCFGFVSDSQAIVEAIKDTVTSDQ; encoded by the coding sequence ATGAACCAACTAACAACTCTAGGAATACCACCCAACGCTTGGGCAGTCAATGAAGCGATCGCAGATATCACTCGCCCGCCTTTGGAATCAAAAATTATTACCCTACCAACTCAAACCAAAACTTTACGCCTCGACTTAGCAAAGTCTGCCATCCTAGTCATAGATATGCAAAATGATTTTTGTCATCCCGATGGCTGGCTGGCGCATATTGGCGTGGATGTTACTCCCGCCCGCAGCCCGATTTCACCGCTAAAATCTTTACTACCCGTTTTGCGGCAATTTAATGTCCCCGTCCTCTGGATTAACTGGGGGAATCGTCCCGATTTAGCTAATATTAGCGCTGGTTCGCGCCACGTTTACAACCCCACAGGTACGGGAGTCGGGTTGGGCGATCCTCTTCCTACTAATGGTGCTAAGGTACTAATGGCTGGAAGTTGGGCGGCGGCGGTGGTAGATGAGTTAGAACCACGTCCCCAAGACATCCGCGTCGATAAGTACCGCATGAGTGGTTTTTGGGACACTCCCTTAGATAGTATTTTGCGTAACTTAGGCAGAACGACACTATTCTTTGCAGGCGTAAATGTCGATCAATGCGTCATGGCAACATTACAAGATGCTAATTTTTTAGGCTACGACTGCGTGTTAGTTGAAGACTGTACCGCTACCACATCTCCAGAGTATTGCTGGCTAGCAACTTTATACAACGTTAAGCAATGCTTCGGTTTTGTCAGCGATTCTCAAGCTATCGTGGAAGCAATTAAAGATACAGTGACCAGTGACCAGTGA